One stretch of Pandoraea oxalativorans DNA includes these proteins:
- a CDS encoding TonB-dependent receptor, with protein MGHVRGQQQRPSQPNWVHRRTRLASALGRIALGAAVAAPTGAVLAVVLTPLAAQAQNVAAPGARAFDIPAGSLEDALSRFGRDAGIMLSFKPEVTAGRHSNGLKGTYTPRNGLDALVAGTGVEVVPQSNGSFLIAPASGAASMDGAVALPTTHVTATYDNGLQPAYAGGQIARGGSLGMLGSADAMDVPFSTMNYTEQMVRDQQARTLADVVINESSVRMLTSSGGFGEDFQIRGYTVSSSDVGLNGLYGMASASRVPAAIVERIEVLKGPGTLMNGIGPSGSIGGAINVVTKRATSEPITRLTTTFQSKSQLGVEADVGRRFGENQEWGVRLNGVFRDGNTTLDNGKQNIGFGSVGLDYTTQRLRWTLDAYTQHEGDDNFRPQIGFQSSVKKIPDAPSGYRNFYPGSELHLHDSAVTTRLEYDVLRNVTVWGAVGYHYATAYQTFPSGPADALGNFTVMNSYYDSYTRSRTGEVGARVNFRTFDVGHTLTVQASRLEQDSGNAYVPGSTSVASNIYNPSPLPGIGAARTEAKKASESALTSIAVTDTLSFLNDRVLLTGGLRHQRVALDNFSTVTGALTGTYDQSAVSPLAGIVVKPLQNVSVYANFTSGLSRGGTAPVGTVNAGQVFPPYKSKQYEAGVKTDWGPVTTTVSVFQVERPNAITDPSTNLYSFDGEQRNRGIELSAYGEVVKGLRLMASATFYDAKLTKTAGGTNDGNDANGVPKRAFNLGVDWDTPWVPGLSLNGRIINTSRMYFTAANTLELPAWTRYDIGARYRTRVAGKSVVLRANIENLFNSNYWLMSGTYATVAAPRTFLLSAQIDF; from the coding sequence ATGGGTCACGTCCGTGGGCAGCAACAGCGCCCCAGCCAACCAAATTGGGTCCATCGCCGCACGCGGCTGGCCAGCGCTTTGGGCCGCATCGCCCTTGGCGCAGCCGTTGCCGCACCCACGGGCGCGGTCCTCGCAGTCGTCCTCACGCCGCTCGCAGCACAGGCGCAGAACGTGGCCGCACCGGGCGCGCGCGCGTTCGACATTCCCGCAGGCTCGCTCGAAGACGCACTGAGCCGCTTCGGTCGCGACGCGGGCATCATGCTGTCCTTCAAACCCGAAGTCACGGCCGGACGTCACAGCAACGGCCTCAAAGGCACCTACACGCCGCGTAACGGCCTAGACGCGCTCGTCGCAGGCACGGGCGTGGAAGTCGTGCCGCAATCGAACGGCAGCTTTCTGATTGCCCCGGCAAGTGGCGCAGCAAGCATGGACGGCGCAGTCGCCCTGCCGACGACCCACGTCACCGCCACGTACGACAACGGTCTGCAACCGGCCTACGCGGGCGGCCAGATCGCGCGCGGCGGCAGCCTCGGCATGCTCGGCTCGGCCGACGCCATGGACGTGCCGTTCAGCACGATGAACTACACCGAGCAGATGGTGCGCGACCAGCAGGCGCGCACGCTCGCCGACGTCGTCATCAACGAATCGTCGGTGCGCATGCTGACTTCCAGCGGCGGCTTCGGCGAGGACTTCCAGATTCGCGGCTACACCGTCTCCAGCAGCGACGTCGGTCTGAACGGCCTGTACGGCATGGCATCGGCAAGCCGGGTACCTGCGGCCATCGTCGAGCGCATCGAAGTCCTCAAGGGACCGGGCACGCTGATGAACGGCATCGGCCCGAGCGGCAGTATCGGTGGCGCAATCAACGTGGTGACCAAGCGTGCGACGAGCGAGCCGATCACGCGTCTGACGACGACCTTCCAGAGCAAATCGCAACTCGGGGTCGAAGCCGACGTGGGCCGTCGCTTCGGCGAAAACCAGGAATGGGGCGTGCGTCTGAACGGCGTGTTCCGCGACGGCAACACCACGCTCGACAACGGCAAGCAGAACATCGGCTTCGGCTCGGTCGGCCTCGACTACACCACACAACGACTGCGCTGGACGCTCGACGCCTACACGCAGCACGAAGGCGACGACAACTTCCGTCCGCAGATCGGCTTCCAATCGTCCGTCAAGAAGATCCCGGACGCCCCCTCGGGCTATCGCAACTTCTACCCCGGCAGCGAACTGCATCTGCACGATTCGGCCGTGACCACACGCCTCGAATACGACGTGCTGCGCAATGTGACGGTGTGGGGCGCCGTGGGCTATCACTACGCCACGGCCTACCAGACGTTCCCGAGCGGCCCCGCAGACGCGCTCGGCAACTTCACCGTCATGAATTCGTATTACGACTCGTACACACGCTCGCGCACGGGCGAAGTGGGCGCACGCGTGAACTTCAGGACGTTCGACGTCGGCCACACCCTGACGGTGCAGGCCTCGCGTCTGGAGCAGGACTCGGGCAACGCCTATGTGCCGGGCTCGACGTCGGTCGCGTCGAACATCTACAACCCTTCGCCACTGCCTGGCATCGGCGCGGCGCGCACCGAGGCAAAGAAGGCATCCGAATCGGCGCTGACCAGCATCGCCGTGACCGACACCCTGTCGTTCCTGAACGATCGCGTGCTGCTCACCGGCGGTCTGCGTCACCAGCGCGTCGCGCTCGACAATTTCAGCACCGTCACCGGCGCACTCACCGGAACGTACGACCAGAGCGCCGTCTCGCCGCTCGCGGGCATCGTCGTCAAGCCGCTCCAGAACGTGTCGGTGTATGCGAACTTCACGTCGGGGCTGTCGCGTGGCGGCACCGCGCCGGTGGGCACCGTCAACGCCGGACAGGTGTTCCCGCCGTACAAGTCGAAGCAGTACGAAGCCGGTGTGAAGACCGATTGGGGTCCGGTGACGACGACGGTGTCGGTATTCCAGGTCGAGCGCCCGAATGCGATTACCGATCCGTCGACCAATCTCTACAGCTTCGACGGCGAACAGCGTAATCGCGGCATCGAATTGTCCGCCTACGGCGAAGTCGTCAAGGGTCTGCGCCTGATGGCCAGCGCCACGTTCTACGACGCCAAGCTCACCAAGACCGCCGGTGGCACCAACGACGGCAACGATGCGAACGGCGTGCCCAAGCGCGCGTTCAACCTCGGTGTCGACTGGGATACGCCGTGGGTGCCGGGCCTCTCGCTCAATGGCCGCATCATCAACACCTCGCGCATGTACTTCACCGCCGCCAACACGCTCGAATTGCCTGCGTGGACGCGTTACGACATCGGCGCGCGCTATCGCACGCGCGTCGCGGGCAAGTCGGTCGTACTGCGCGCCAACATCGAGAACCTGTTCAACTCGAACTACTGGCTCATGAGCGGTACCTACGCCACCGTGGCGGCACCGCGCACGTTCCTGCTCTCCGCGCAGATCGACTTTTGA
- a CDS encoding sigma-70 family RNA polymerase sigma factor has translation MQTPGTLPSTVEMLYSHHHSWLKGWLHRRLGSAEQAADIAHDTFVRLLGSERVPASFDEPRAYLTTVAQNLVSNHWRRQKLERAYLEALAQVPRDVEWSPETRAIMLETLLELDRLLDGLPVIVRQAFLYSQLDGQTHAQIAATLGISIPTVKRYLAKALQRCYFADLSFLE, from the coding sequence ATGCAAACCCCGGGCACCCTCCCCTCCACCGTCGAGATGTTGTACAGCCATCACCATTCGTGGTTGAAGGGCTGGTTGCATCGACGTCTGGGCAGTGCAGAACAAGCCGCCGACATAGCGCACGACACCTTCGTGCGATTGCTCGGCAGCGAGCGGGTCCCCGCCTCGTTCGACGAACCGCGCGCGTACCTCACGACGGTCGCACAGAATCTCGTCTCCAATCACTGGCGACGTCAGAAGCTCGAACGCGCGTATCTCGAAGCGCTCGCGCAGGTGCCGCGCGACGTCGAGTGGTCGCCCGAGACGCGCGCCATCATGCTTGAGACGCTGCTGGAACTGGATCGCCTCCTCGACGGCCTGCCGGTCATCGTGCGGCAGGCGTTTCTGTATTCGCAGCTGGACGGACAAACGCACGCCCAGATCGCGGCCACGCTCGGCATCTCGATTCCGACGGTCAAGCGCTATCTTGCGAAAGCCTTGCAGCGCTGCTATTTCGCCGACCTGTCGTTTCTCGAGTGA
- a CDS encoding FecR domain-containing protein → MPAIRSSWYDATTDAGNLPAEVAERAVEWLIELQGEDVSPQTVADWHAWRNAHPDHERAWQRIESVKGKLAPLAAPVESVVAQAALASPASPQRRRAVKSLAVLLFAGGGTWGVLHSSPWRHWSADVQTAVGERRKLQLDDGTQLVLNTDSAIDIVYRDDERRVRLIGGEVLITTAPDNHVPPRPFLVETSQGTARALGTRYTVRQFDDGTHVSVFKGAVEIRPRAAPEKALIVQAGHHARYTTDSLSEATETPTDDATWAEGFIVARSMRLVDFVADLARYSNASLSCDASVANLRVSGTFPLDDVGKVLDTLGTTLAVRTEAVTRFWGTREIRLVPA, encoded by the coding sequence ATGCCTGCGATTCGCTCAAGCTGGTACGACGCCACCACCGATGCCGGCAATCTACCGGCAGAGGTGGCCGAGCGCGCGGTCGAGTGGCTCATCGAGTTGCAGGGCGAAGACGTCTCACCGCAGACCGTTGCCGACTGGCACGCATGGCGCAACGCGCACCCCGACCACGAACGTGCGTGGCAACGCATCGAGTCCGTCAAAGGCAAGCTCGCACCGCTCGCCGCCCCTGTGGAATCGGTCGTCGCACAGGCCGCGCTGGCATCGCCCGCGTCGCCTCAGCGCCGCCGCGCAGTGAAGTCGCTGGCAGTGCTGCTCTTCGCCGGTGGCGGCACATGGGGCGTTCTGCATTCGTCACCGTGGCGGCACTGGTCGGCCGACGTGCAAACCGCCGTGGGCGAGCGTCGCAAGCTGCAACTGGATGACGGCACGCAACTCGTGCTCAACACCGATAGCGCCATCGACATCGTCTATCGCGACGACGAACGTCGCGTCAGGCTGATCGGCGGCGAAGTGCTGATCACGACCGCGCCGGACAACCATGTGCCGCCCCGCCCGTTCCTCGTCGAAACCTCGCAGGGCACGGCGCGCGCGCTCGGTACGCGTTACACCGTGCGTCAGTTCGACGACGGCACGCATGTCAGCGTATTCAAGGGCGCAGTGGAGATTCGCCCGCGCGCGGCGCCCGAAAAGGCGCTGATCGTGCAGGCCGGACACCACGCGCGCTACACGACGGACAGCCTCTCCGAAGCCACGGAAACGCCCACGGACGACGCGACGTGGGCCGAAGGCTTCATCGTCGCGCGCAGCATGCGGCTCGTTGATTTCGTGGCCGATCTGGCGCGTTACAGCAACGCCTCGCTCTCGTGCGACGCCAGCGTGGCCAATTTGCGCGTGTCGGGCACGTTTCCGCTCGACGATGTCGGCAAGGTGCTCGACACCCTCGGCACCACGCTCGCGGTGCGCACCGAAGCGGTCACGCGCTTCTGGGGCACCCGGGAGATCCGGCTCGTTCCGGCCTGA
- a CDS encoding DUF4198 domain-containing protein: MKTTAIHRLNRLPQLARLTAGALIAFAGAAQAHQIWIEQPAGQNAVIRFGEFGENLREASPGLLDKFVAPTGTLSSAQGEKTAAATKTANGFALPFKASAGESLIAEEAKYPLFTSRRDGQEVTNWYRPAARLATDFSKQKPQLTLDLVPAGKQGEFQLFFQGKPLPKAKVSLVTQSGWAKEAHTNEQGLVTFDMPWKGVYVAEVSHKDMTPGERPGAKGGERYQGVSYVTTTTVMQAEGIEPLPAGPAATPNK, encoded by the coding sequence ATGAAGACGACTGCCATCCACCGTTTAAACCGACTGCCCCAATTGGCCAGGCTCACCGCCGGTGCCCTCATCGCTTTCGCCGGGGCCGCGCAGGCACACCAGATCTGGATCGAACAGCCCGCCGGTCAGAACGCCGTGATCCGCTTCGGCGAATTCGGCGAGAACCTGCGTGAAGCGTCGCCGGGTCTGCTCGACAAGTTCGTCGCGCCCACCGGCACGCTGAGCTCGGCGCAGGGCGAGAAGACGGCCGCCGCCACCAAGACGGCCAACGGCTTCGCACTCCCGTTCAAGGCGAGCGCCGGTGAATCGCTGATCGCCGAAGAAGCGAAATACCCGCTCTTCACGTCCAGGCGCGACGGCCAGGAAGTCACGAACTGGTACCGCCCGGCGGCGCGTCTGGCGACCGACTTCTCGAAGCAGAAACCGCAACTGACGCTCGACCTCGTGCCCGCAGGCAAGCAGGGCGAGTTCCAGTTGTTCTTCCAGGGCAAGCCGCTGCCCAAGGCGAAGGTTTCGCTCGTCACGCAATCGGGCTGGGCCAAGGAGGCGCATACCAACGAACAGGGGCTTGTCACCTTCGACATGCCGTGGAAGGGGGTGTACGTTGCCGAAGTCAGTCACAAGGACATGACGCCGGGTGAGCGCCCGGGCGCCAAGGGCGGCGAGCGCTATCAGGGTGTGAGCTACGTGACGACGACGACCGTCATGCAAGCCGAGGGCATCGAACCGCTCCCGGCGGGCCCCGCCGCCACACCCAACAAGTAA
- a CDS encoding DUF4148 domain-containing protein, which translates to MNARIFAAALIATASLASASAFAETQTADAGQPVASQGVSRAQVLEELRVARASGQLDQSLQTYPSLLQQGASIGRSRAEVRSEIGTTAPVAAAADNRA; encoded by the coding sequence ATGAACGCTCGTATTTTCGCCGCCGCCCTGATCGCCACCGCATCGCTCGCTTCCGCTTCGGCGTTTGCCGAGACGCAAACGGCCGACGCGGGTCAACCCGTTGCTTCGCAGGGCGTGAGCCGTGCTCAAGTGCTTGAAGAATTGCGTGTGGCACGCGCATCGGGCCAGTTGGATCAATCGCTACAAACGTATCCGTCGCTGCTGCAACAAGGTGCGTCGATTGGCCGCTCGCGCGCTGAAGTGCGTTCGGAAATCGGGACGACTGCGCCGGTCGCTGCTGCCGCCGACAATCGCGCCTGA
- a CDS encoding Rrf2 family transcriptional regulator: MRLTDHTDYSLRTLIYVAVHPDELVHVQSVADAFDIPKNHLVKIVQKLGQLGFLHTVRGRSGGIRLGRAPERIGLGEVVRAMEPDFALVECFHQGDNACVITSACHLRGVLGEALRSYFAVLDRYTLADLVDQPNVLRRLLGDTAAAVVPVSDIKVRRRATSV; the protein is encoded by the coding sequence ATGCGACTTACCGACCATACCGATTACAGTCTGCGCACCCTGATCTACGTCGCGGTTCATCCCGACGAGCTTGTGCACGTGCAGTCCGTGGCGGACGCCTTCGACATTCCCAAGAATCACCTCGTGAAGATCGTGCAAAAGCTCGGCCAACTGGGCTTTCTGCACACCGTGCGCGGACGCTCGGGCGGGATTCGTCTGGGCCGTGCGCCGGAGCGCATCGGACTCGGGGAAGTGGTCCGCGCGATGGAACCCGATTTCGCACTGGTGGAGTGCTTCCATCAGGGCGACAACGCTTGCGTCATCACGTCGGCGTGCCATCTGCGTGGCGTGCTGGGCGAGGCGCTGCGTTCGTATTTCGCGGTGCTCGACCGCTACACGCTGGCCGACCTCGTCGACCAGCCCAATGTGTTGCGTCGTCTTCTCGGCGACACAGCGGCGGCGGTGGTGCCGGTCTCGGACATCAAAGTCAGGCGGCGGGCCACCAGCGTCTAA
- the mgtA gene encoding magnesium-translocating P-type ATPase, translating into MTNNHRSRHKQRGFVDNATASDLPLSGPEVVARLATEPLHQVLHTLGTDVSGLPLADVGQRQTRYGPNEIAHDKPPHWTRQLASAFNNPFVFVLLALVTISFFTDVYFADPGDQDYKGIIILSTMVTISGLLRFFSEFRSLQAAEKLKAMVRTTASVRRRLSASGKSERHEVAMRELVVGDIVTLQAGDMIPADLRLIESRDLFISQAVLTGEALPVEKYDTLGAVAQKSASIVAGEGNASLLDLSNVCFMGTNVVSGTAVGVVVATGGDTYFGALAKNVVSHKRVETSFDRGVNSVSWLLIRFMLVMVPIVFMINGLTKGDWVSALTFALAVAVGLTPEMLPMIVSANLARGALAMSRRKVVVKRLNSVQNFGAMDVLCTDKTGTLTQDRIILEQHLDVAGDEQEDVLRLGWLNSYHQSGQRNLIDVAIIRRANEIGESVQPRAFAKIDELPFDFVRRRLSVVVANDRGEHQMITKGAVEEMLSVATHVKTPQGVRALDDMARAMLIARAEAYNEDGFRVLVVATRDIPAGETKAQYKTSDERELTVCGFLTFLDPPKDSAAPAIAALREHGVTVKVLTGDNPIVTIKVCRQVGLEPGTPLLGADIEPMDDARLREVVGRTTVFAKLAPLHKARVVKALQANGHTVGFLGDGINDAPALRDADVGISVDTGADIAKETADIILLEKSLMVLEAGVIKGRETFGNILKYLNMTASSNFGNVFSVLVASAFLPWEPMLAMQLLIQNLIYDISQMFLPWDRMDPEFLKKPRKWDASNIRRFMLWNGPTSSVFDITTYALMWTVFGAGALYHAHGGDAGQVIMNSGWFIEGLVSQTLVVHLLRTQKIPFLQSTPALPIMLSTSVAIAIACWLPYSPFAATLGFVSLPFSYFYWLVATMLGYIALAQMVKTVYIRRFGRWF; encoded by the coding sequence ATGACAAATAACCACCGCTCCCGCCATAAGCAGCGCGGCTTCGTCGACAACGCAACAGCGTCCGACCTGCCGCTCTCGGGCCCCGAAGTCGTCGCACGTCTTGCGACCGAACCCCTGCACCAGGTCCTGCACACGCTCGGCACCGATGTCAGCGGCCTGCCGCTCGCCGACGTCGGTCAGCGCCAGACGCGCTACGGCCCCAATGAGATCGCGCACGACAAGCCGCCGCACTGGACGCGCCAGCTCGCGAGCGCCTTCAATAATCCGTTTGTCTTCGTGCTGCTCGCGCTCGTCACGATCAGCTTCTTTACCGACGTCTATTTCGCCGATCCGGGCGATCAGGATTACAAGGGCATCATCATCCTGTCGACGATGGTGACGATCAGCGGCCTGCTGCGCTTCTTCTCGGAGTTCCGTTCGTTGCAGGCAGCCGAGAAGCTCAAGGCGATGGTACGCACCACGGCCAGCGTGCGCCGCCGTCTGTCGGCGTCGGGCAAGTCTGAGCGTCACGAGGTCGCCATGCGCGAGTTGGTCGTGGGCGACATCGTGACGCTTCAGGCAGGGGACATGATCCCGGCCGATCTGCGTCTGATCGAATCGCGCGACCTGTTCATCAGTCAGGCCGTGCTGACCGGCGAGGCGCTGCCCGTCGAGAAGTACGACACACTGGGTGCCGTCGCACAGAAGTCGGCGTCCATCGTAGCGGGCGAGGGCAATGCCAGCCTGCTCGACCTGTCCAACGTCTGCTTCATGGGGACGAACGTCGTGAGCGGCACGGCCGTGGGCGTGGTCGTCGCCACCGGTGGCGACACGTATTTCGGCGCGCTGGCGAAGAACGTCGTGAGCCACAAGCGTGTGGAGACGAGCTTCGACCGTGGCGTGAACAGCGTGAGCTGGCTGCTGATCCGCTTCATGCTGGTGATGGTGCCGATCGTCTTCATGATCAACGGCCTGACCAAAGGCGACTGGGTCAGCGCCCTGACGTTTGCGCTGGCGGTGGCCGTAGGTCTGACGCCCGAAATGCTGCCCATGATCGTGAGCGCCAACCTCGCACGCGGCGCTTTGGCGATGTCGCGCCGCAAGGTGGTGGTCAAGCGCCTGAACTCGGTTCAGAACTTCGGTGCGATGGACGTGCTTTGCACCGACAAGACCGGCACGCTCACGCAGGACCGCATCATTCTCGAACAGCATCTGGATGTGGCCGGCGACGAGCAGGAAGACGTGTTGCGTCTGGGCTGGCTCAACAGCTATCACCAGAGCGGTCAGCGCAACCTGATCGACGTGGCGATCATCCGTCGCGCTAACGAGATCGGCGAATCGGTGCAGCCGCGTGCGTTCGCCAAGATCGACGAACTGCCGTTCGACTTCGTGCGTCGCCGCCTGTCGGTCGTGGTCGCGAACGATCGTGGCGAGCATCAGATGATCACCAAGGGGGCCGTCGAAGAAATGCTGTCCGTCGCCACGCACGTGAAGACCCCGCAGGGTGTGCGTGCGCTCGACGATATGGCACGCGCCATGCTGATTGCGCGGGCCGAGGCATACAACGAAGACGGCTTCCGCGTGCTGGTCGTGGCCACCCGCGACATTCCGGCGGGCGAGACGAAGGCGCAATACAAGACGTCCGACGAACGCGAACTGACGGTGTGCGGTTTCCTGACCTTCCTCGATCCGCCCAAGGATTCCGCTGCCCCGGCGATTGCTGCGCTGCGCGAGCATGGCGTGACGGTCAAGGTGCTCACGGGCGACAACCCCATCGTCACGATCAAGGTGTGCCGCCAGGTCGGGCTGGAGCCAGGCACGCCGCTGCTCGGTGCGGACATCGAGCCGATGGACGACGCGAGGCTGCGCGAAGTCGTGGGACGCACGACCGTGTTCGCCAAGCTCGCCCCGCTGCACAAGGCGCGCGTGGTCAAGGCGTTGCAGGCCAACGGTCACACCGTGGGCTTCCTCGGCGACGGCATCAACGACGCCCCGGCGCTGCGCGATGCCGACGTGGGCATCTCGGTGGACACCGGTGCGGACATCGCCAAGGAGACTGCCGACATCATCCTGCTGGAAAAGAGCCTGATGGTTCTCGAAGCGGGCGTGATCAAGGGCCGCGAGACGTTCGGCAACATCCTCAAGTATCTGAACATGACGGCCAGTTCGAACTTCGGCAACGTGTTCTCGGTGCTGGTGGCGAGCGCGTTCCTGCCGTGGGAGCCGATGTTGGCGATGCAGTTGCTCATCCAGAACCTGATCTACGACATCTCGCAGATGTTCCTGCCGTGGGACCGCATGGATCCGGAGTTCCTGAAGAAGCCCCGCAAGTGGGATGCCAGCAACATCCGCCGCTTCATGCTGTGGAACGGGCCGACCTCCTCGGTGTTCGACATCACGACCTACGCGCTGATGTGGACAGTCTTCGGCGCGGGGGCGCTGTATCACGCGCATGGTGGCGATGCCGGTCAGGTCATCATGAATTCGGGCTGGTTCATCGAAGGGCTCGTCTCGCAGACGCTGGTCGTGCACTTGCTGCGCACGCAGAAGATTCCGTTCCTGCAAAGCACGCCGGCGCTGCCGATCATGCTCTCGACCTCCGTCGCCATTGCGATCGCCTGCTGGCTGCCGTACTCGCCGTTCGCAGCGACGCTCGGCTTCGTCAGCCTGCCGTTCTCGTACTTCTACTGGCTCGTGGCCACCATGCTTGGATACATCGCGCTGGCGCAGATGGTGAAGACGGTCTACATCCGCCGCTTCGGCCGCTGGTTCTGA
- a CDS encoding AraC family transcriptional regulator, with product MDRLSTLISNFGVRAGVFHSGGLCGLASYGVDAHDGGHLHLLRSGEVALVMEDGSRQQIVEPSLIFFPRRNHHQLLSGEADRTELVCGSLSFDGGHNNPLVAALPEFLVLPTKSLSTLELTLNWLFAEAFGQSCGRLAVMDRLFELLVIQLLRHVLEHRLVSFGMLAGLGDPRLARALNVIHNQPGEAWTVESLASTANMSRANFAAQFREVVGQSPADYLLDWRIGLAQKRLRDGQPIARVAEEVGYDSASALARAFRRKTGSSPRDWLRAQMHAVTTLPRPRVEIVPALPAQAA from the coding sequence ATGGACCGGCTCTCCACCCTGATTTCGAATTTCGGCGTTCGCGCCGGTGTCTTCCATAGCGGTGGCCTTTGTGGCCTCGCCAGTTACGGTGTCGACGCCCACGACGGCGGCCATCTGCATCTGCTTCGTTCGGGCGAAGTGGCGCTCGTGATGGAGGATGGCTCGCGACAGCAGATCGTCGAGCCGTCGCTGATTTTCTTCCCGCGCCGCAACCATCATCAATTGCTCTCGGGCGAGGCGGACCGCACAGAACTGGTCTGCGGATCGTTATCGTTCGACGGCGGCCACAACAATCCGCTCGTCGCCGCATTGCCCGAGTTTCTCGTGCTGCCGACGAAATCGCTCTCCACGCTCGAACTCACACTGAACTGGCTGTTCGCGGAAGCGTTCGGGCAGAGCTGCGGACGTCTGGCCGTCATGGACCGCCTGTTCGAACTGCTCGTGATTCAGTTGTTGCGCCATGTGCTTGAGCATCGCCTGGTGAGCTTCGGCATGCTGGCCGGACTGGGCGATCCACGTCTCGCGCGCGCATTGAACGTCATTCACAATCAACCCGGCGAAGCGTGGACGGTCGAGTCGCTGGCGAGCACGGCCAACATGTCGCGCGCGAACTTCGCGGCGCAGTTTCGTGAGGTGGTCGGCCAGTCGCCTGCGGACTATCTGCTCGACTGGCGCATCGGTCTGGCGCAAAAGCGTCTGCGTGACGGTCAGCCGATTGCTCGCGTGGCGGAGGAGGTCGGGTACGACAGCGCGTCGGCGCTCGCGCGCGCCTTCCGTCGCAAGACCGGCAGCAGTCCGCGCGACTGGCTGCGTGCGCAGATGCACGCGGTCACGACGCTGCCGCGTCCGCGCGTCGAGATTGTGCCTGCGCTGCCCGCGCAGGCGGCGTAG
- a CDS encoding DUF3649 domain-containing protein: protein MAQPRRALSGKLGNAGLCERIVNIGALLSRIVAAVGGGYAVAALASVAVLALPMSKTQAVITGELASFAIYAGAVVWVFAVRSAWRAWAGLLIVAAPLALVTWAVASGHMASLATGGTA, encoded by the coding sequence ATGGCTCAGCCTCGTCGCGCCCTGTCCGGCAAGCTCGGCAACGCTGGGCTTTGCGAACGCATCGTCAACATCGGGGCACTGCTCTCGCGCATCGTGGCGGCCGTCGGCGGCGGTTACGCCGTGGCCGCGCTCGCGAGCGTTGCCGTACTCGCGCTGCCGATGAGCAAGACGCAGGCGGTCATCACCGGTGAGTTGGCGAGCTTCGCCATCTATGCCGGTGCAGTCGTCTGGGTGTTCGCCGTGCGCAGTGCGTGGCGCGCCTGGGCCGGTCTGCTGATCGTTGCCGCCCCGCTTGCCCTGGTGACGTGGGCGGTGGCGTCTGGCCACATGGCGAGCCTTGCCACGGGAGGTACGGCATGA
- a CDS encoding transporter: MKKQLMYLALFCPLSAFAAHPLTSDDTGTQGDGNWQFETNGEVTSKQEDIGRQTLWNNTLTRGVGEALDLYVNVPYTNIQNRSESAGSGVGDVETGAKWRMYDDGAFSIGLKPYLSFPTGNDQRGLGTGRVNAGATLLAQYQIDDWTFLANAGGAYQANRQGQRQGVWKASAAVLYRVLPSTQLILDVGTSQNPDFAQKTNPAFMILGAIYSPTSWMDLDVGYRRGLNPQTYDYSWMGGLTMRW, encoded by the coding sequence ATGAAGAAGCAACTGATGTATCTCGCGCTGTTTTGCCCGCTCAGTGCGTTCGCGGCACACCCGCTGACCTCCGACGACACGGGCACGCAGGGCGACGGCAACTGGCAGTTCGAGACGAACGGCGAAGTCACGTCGAAGCAGGAGGACATCGGCCGTCAGACGCTCTGGAACAATACGCTCACGCGCGGTGTCGGCGAGGCGCTCGATCTGTACGTCAACGTCCCCTACACAAATATCCAGAACCGCTCCGAGAGTGCGGGCAGTGGCGTTGGCGACGTGGAGACGGGGGCCAAGTGGCGTATGTACGACGACGGCGCATTCAGCATCGGCCTCAAGCCGTATCTGAGCTTCCCGACGGGCAACGATCAGCGCGGACTGGGCACGGGGCGGGTGAACGCTGGCGCGACGCTGCTCGCCCAGTATCAGATCGACGACTGGACCTTCCTCGCTAACGCCGGCGGTGCCTATCAGGCGAACCGACAAGGGCAGCGACAGGGGGTGTGGAAGGCGTCCGCTGCGGTGTTGTATCGCGTACTGCCGTCGACGCAACTGATTCTGGACGTCGGCACGTCGCAAAACCCCGACTTTGCGCAGAAGACGAACCCGGCTTTCATGATTCTCGGCGCCATCTATAGCCCGACGTCATGGATGGATCTCGACGTCGGCTATCGACGCGGCCTGAACCCGCAAACCTACGACTATTCGTGGATGGGCGGGCTGACGATGCGCTGGTAA